The Castanea sativa cultivar Marrone di Chiusa Pesio chromosome 11, ASM4071231v1 genome contains a region encoding:
- the LOC142618078 gene encoding glucose-6-phosphate 1-dehydrogenase, chloroplastic-like, producing MAIRLSSCSSSSATFLAHSSFCHETETILKRKNFGIWVCQNNSNFHENKRFELKASNVQPLKAVSLQAGAPANSLATERVVNPVQEDYIPFLETVKEKSTLSIVVVGASGDLARRKIFPALFALFNEDRLPENFTIFGYARSIMTDEELRNMISKTLTCRVDKRENCNEKMDAFLKRCFYQSGQYSSEEHFLELDNKLKGKEAGKLSNRLFYLAIPPNMFVDVARCAKHRASSENGWTRVVVEKPFGRDTESSRELTRGLKQYLSEDQIFRIDHHLGEELVENLLVLRFSNLVFQPLWSRNYIRNVQLIFSEDFGTEGRGRYFDNYGIIRDIMQNHLLQILALFAMDTPVSLDAEDIRNEKVKVLRSVKPVQLEDVVIGQYKGDCDGNTSYPSYTDDMTVSNNSLTPTFAAATLFINNAQWDGVPFLMIAGKALHSKRTEIRVQFRHVPGNLYNHKSGTDLDNATNELVIRIQPDEAIYLKINNKVPGLGMRLDRSELNLLYKARYPREISDAYERLLIDAIEGERRLFIRSDELDAAWQVLTPLLKELEEKKVAPELYTYGSGGPVGVHYLAAQHNIRWGDFGYDD from the exons ATGGCTATACGTttaagttcttgttcttcttcctcAGCCACCTTTTTGGCACACTCCTCATTCTGTCATGAGACTGAGACtatactaaaaagaaagaattttggaatctgggtttgtcagaacaattcaaattttcatgaaaaCAAGCGGTTTGAGCTGAAAGCTTCAAACGTGCAACCACTAAAGGCTGTTTCTTTGCAGGCTG GTGCACCTGCGAATTCTCTAGCTACAGAACGTGTTGTGAATCCAGTGCAAGAAGACTACATTCCTTTCTTAGAAACAGTGAAAGAAAAGTCTACTCTCAGCATTGTTGTTGTAGGGGCTTCAGGGGATCTTGCTAGGAGGAAGATCTTCCCTGCACTATTTGCTCTTTTTAATGAAGATCGTTTGCCAGAG AATTTTACGATTTTTGGTTATGCACGAAGTATAATGACTGATGAGGAGCTGAGGAATATGATCAGCAAAACTCTGACTTGCAGAGTTGACAAGAG GGAGAATTGTAATGAGAAGATGGATGCATTCTTAAAACGGTGTTTTTACCAGTCTGGTCAATATAGTTCTGAGGAGCATTTCTTGGAATTGGACAACAAGCTGAAAGGAAAAGAG GCTGGAAAACTTTCGAATAGGTTGTTTTACTTAGCAATTCCACCAAACATGTTCGTGGATGTGGCAAGATGCGCCAAACATCGTGCTTCTTCAGAAAATGGGTGGACTCGAGTTGTTGTTGAAAAGCCATTTGGTCGTGACACAGAGTCATCCAGGGAGCTGACCAGAGGCTTAAAACAATATTTAAGTGAGGACCAAATATTCAG AATTGATCATCACTTGGGCGAGGAGCTAGTGGAAAATCTCTTGGTGCTTCGCTTTTCAAATCTAGTTTTTCAGCCTTTATGGTCAAGAAACTACATTCGCAATGTACAGCTGATTTTTTCTGAAGATTTTGGGACAGAGGGACGAGGCAG GTACTTTGATAATTATGGTATCATCCGGGATATAATGCAAAACCATCTCCTACAAATACTTGCACTATTTGCAATGGACACGCCTGTCAGCTTAGACGCGGAGGACATTAGGAATGAGAAG GTTAAGGTTTTACGATCTGTGAAACCAGTTCAGCTGGAAGATGTGGTTATAGGTCAATATAAGGGTGATTGTGATGGCAATACATCATATCCTTCCTATACTGATGACATGACTGTATCAAACAATAGCCTTACACCAACATTTGCAGCGGCCACTCTCTTTATCAATAATGCTCAATGGGATGGAGTTCCATTCCTGATGATAGCTGGGAAGGCTCTCCATTCAAAGCG AACAGAAATCAGAGTTCAATTCAGGCATGTTCCAGGTAACTTGTACAATCACAAGTCTGGAACTGATTTAGATAATGCTACGAATGAGCTTGTGATTCGCATTCAACCTGATGAAGCTATATATCTGAAGATCAACAATAAGGTCCCCGGTCTTGGAATGAGATTGGATCGTAGTGAACTTAATCTGCTTTATAAAGCCAG GTATCCAAGAGAAATATCAGATGCATATGAGAGGCTGCTTATCGATGCAATAGAAGGAGAGCGACGGTTGTTCATTAGAAGTGATGAACTAGATGCAGCTTGGCAAGTACTCACACCATTGTTGAAGGAATTAGAAGAGAAGAAGGTTGCTCCAGAGCTCTACACATATGGTAGTGGAGGGCCAGTTGGCGTGCATTATCTTGCTGCACAGCACAATATTCGCTGGGGTGATTTTGGTTACGACGATTAA
- the LOC142617977 gene encoding thiohydroximate-O-sulfate sulfur/sulfate-lyase (nitrile-forming) NSP5 encodes MATKLFQVQAVLRRKLFAVCTRNIPQRNPIRTLTSTMALAQAKWVKLDQNGTGPGARSSHAISIVGQKAYVFGGEFSPRVPVDNKVHVFDLETLTWSVANATGDVPPPRVGVTMAAVGKTIYVFGGRDSEHKELNELYKFDTSTNKWTQLSDGPDHRSYHSTTADDRHVYIFGGCGVAGRLNDLWAYDVVDQKWIKYPNPGDKLRGRGGPGLAVAQGKIWVVYGFAGEEVDDVHYFDPAREEWAQVETTGEKPTARSVFSTVGIGKCIFIHGGEVDPSDLGHLGAGKFANEVYTLDTETLVWKRWEDGPDSGDHPGPRGWTAFAGGHRHGKEGLLVYGGNSPSNDRLGDIFFFTPYL; translated from the exons ATGGCCACCAAGCTTTTTCAAGTACAAGCAGTATTGAGAAGAAAACTGTTTGCAGTTTGCACTCGGAATATTCCTCAGCGGAATCCAATTCGAACACTCACTTCGACTATGGCTTTGGCTCAAGCCAAATGGGTCAAG CTTGATCAAAATGGTACTGGGCCTGGAGCAAGAAGCTCACATGCCATCTCCATAGTAGGACAGAAGGCTTATGTTTTTGGTGGTGAATTCTCGCCACGTGTCCCCGTCGATAACAAGGTCCATGTATTTGACCTTGAAACCCTAACATGGTCTGTTGCTAATGCTACCGGGGATGTTCCACCACCACGTGTTGGTGTCACAATGGCAGCCGTCGGCAAAacaatttatgtttttggtggtagggatAGTGAACACAAAGAGCTCAATGAGCTCTACAAGTTTGACACATCTACAAACAAGTGGACCCAACTCTCCGATGGACCCGATCATCGGAGCTACCACTCTACCACCGCCGATGATCGCCACGTGTATATTTTTGGTGGGTGCGGTGTGGCGGGCCGGCTTAATGATCTATGGGCCTATGATGTTGTTGATCAAAAGTGGATCAAATATCCAAACCCAGGGGACAAACTCAGGGGGAGAGGAGGGCCTGGTTTGGCAGTGGCCCAAGGAAAAATATGGGTTGTGTATGGCTTTGCTGGAGAGGAAGTGGATGATGTACACTACTTTGATCCAGCCCGCGAAGAATGGGCCCAAGTGGAGACAACTGGTGAAAAGCCCACGGCCCGAAGTGTATTTTCCACTGTTGGGATTGGTAAATGCATATTTATCCATGGTGGGGAAGTAGACCCTAGTGACCTAGGTCACTTAGGTGCAGGGAAATTTGCCAATGAGGTTTATACATTGGACACTGAGACATTGGTGTGGAAACGGTGGGAGGATGGGCCGGATTCAGGTGATCACCCCGGGCCTCGCGGTTGGACTGCGTTTGCTGGCGGTCACCGACACGGCAAGGAGGGACTTTTGGTGTATGGTGGCAATTCACCAAGTAATGATAGGCTTGgtgacattttctttttcactccTTACTTGTAG